A region from the Candidatus Cloacimonadota bacterium genome encodes:
- a CDS encoding pyridoxal-phosphate dependent enzyme, producing MTYFSKYICTECNAEYLPDKLIYLCPKCSAEYHVGMPLRGILECSYEYDAIARAWDEFNIAFPDAHECKRMEELCQLFSPLEKEYYPNLPVGKTPLVCTQSLSGELLYLKFDGSNPSGSYKDRASHLVVAEAKRLGIREIVTASTGNAASSLAAISAAAGIKAVIFAPSSAPMAKLVQIKVHGADLHLVDGTYDDAFAAAMEYSQEHECLNRNTAYHPFTIEGKKTAGMELFVQMPAMPDYVFVPTGDGVILSGLAKSFKDLKLAGLIEKLPALVAAQAESSDAITSYWENGNYEDARQPATIADSISVKTPSAAHLAVRAIKESEGFGIRVSDAEILAAQKMLAERSGIFCEPSSAATLAAYFSCRELGKIQDKANVVLMLTGHGLKDIQAVKFAE from the coding sequence CCGGATAAACTGATCTATCTGTGTCCAAAATGCAGTGCAGAGTATCATGTTGGCATGCCTTTGCGCGGCATTCTGGAATGCAGCTATGAATATGATGCTATTGCCCGTGCTTGGGATGAGTTTAATATTGCTTTTCCAGATGCACACGAATGTAAGCGGATGGAAGAATTATGCCAACTATTTAGCCCACTGGAAAAAGAATACTATCCCAATTTACCTGTTGGTAAAACCCCTTTGGTATGTACGCAAAGCCTTTCGGGAGAGTTGCTGTATCTTAAATTTGATGGCTCAAATCCATCCGGTTCTTACAAAGATAGGGCTTCACACTTAGTAGTAGCAGAAGCAAAAAGATTGGGAATTCGAGAGATCGTGACTGCTTCCACTGGCAATGCGGCATCTTCTTTGGCGGCAATTAGTGCCGCTGCGGGGATTAAGGCTGTGATCTTTGCCCCATCTTCGGCACCTATGGCAAAGCTTGTTCAGATAAAAGTTCATGGTGCCGATCTGCATTTGGTAGATGGCACTTACGACGATGCGTTTGCGGCAGCTATGGAGTATTCTCAAGAGCATGAATGCTTAAACCGAAATACCGCATATCATCCATTTACAATTGAGGGAAAGAAAACTGCTGGTATGGAATTGTTTGTTCAAATGCCTGCCATGCCGGATTACGTGTTTGTGCCTACAGGAGATGGTGTTATTCTATCTGGATTGGCAAAATCGTTTAAGGATCTTAAACTGGCAGGTCTTATCGAAAAATTGCCGGCTTTGGTTGCAGCACAAGCAGAAAGCTCCGATGCCATAACCTCATATTGGGAAAACGGAAATTATGAGGATGCCCGCCAACCAGCAACAATTGCAGATTCTATATCTGTAAAAACACCATCAGCAGCGCATTTGGCTGTAAGAGCAATAAAAGAATCTGAAGGTTTTGGTATTCGAGTAAGTGATGCAGAAATATTGGCTGCACAAAAGATGCTTGCCGAGCGTAGCGGCATTTTCTGCGAGCCTTCTTCAGCCGCTACTTTGGCAGCTTATTTCAGTTGTAGAGAATTGGGCAAAATTCAAGATAAGGCAAACGTAGTATTGATGCTTACCGGTCATGGACTCAAGGATATACAGGCGGTGAAATTTGCCGAATGA
- a CDS encoding dihydroorotase family protein: MPNEFVYHDFHVHVGERIGGYRLRDSFADLNKLRMSDCRKQAVLGSIGVFVTEEENSCLKDKFINMQETAKREFEGDVFWHLSPVHSKVEDTIPLLGAKTDLKLYSTYRNAGLYSSYQQIELWMQALENSRTRILIHCEDDDTIQEYSKRYPFTHPHDHCLRRPELAEIRAVEKVLDLAVKHRHPVHIVHVSSSRAALLIKEAKLNFAEITCETAPHYLLYNESKFMEKNAHRWICTPPFRSEASRGMLVELVQDQVFDILASDHCAFTVADKDRYQDILEKVPCGIAGIEYLFSSMHKALVDTGKIGCDMLDQLTRINPAKLMNLTY, from the coding sequence TTGCCGAATGAGTTCGTGTATCACGACTTCCATGTTCATGTGGGCGAGCGCATCGGCGGTTATCGCCTGAGAGATAGCTTTGCCGATCTGAATAAATTGCGCATGAGTGATTGCCGCAAACAAGCTGTGCTTGGGTCTATCGGAGTATTTGTAACCGAAGAAGAGAACTCATGCCTCAAAGATAAATTTATAAACATGCAAGAAACTGCCAAACGCGAATTTGAAGGAGATGTATTCTGGCATTTAAGCCCCGTGCATAGCAAAGTGGAAGATACTATTCCGCTATTGGGAGCAAAGACAGATCTTAAACTTTACAGCACCTATCGCAATGCTGGCTTGTACAGTTCTTACCAGCAGATAGAGCTGTGGATGCAAGCTCTTGAAAACTCAAGAACAAGAATATTGATCCACTGCGAGGATGACGATACCATTCAAGAATACTCAAAACGTTACCCATTCACTCATCCTCACGATCATTGCCTTCGCAGGCCAGAACTGGCAGAGATACGAGCAGTGGAAAAAGTATTAGACCTGGCTGTTAAACACCGTCATCCAGTTCATATAGTGCATGTATCCTCATCACGGGCAGCACTGCTTATCAAGGAAGCTAAACTTAATTTTGCAGAGATAACCTGTGAAACAGCGCCTCACTATCTGCTGTATAATGAAAGCAAATTTATGGAAAAGAATGCACATCGGTGGATCTGTACGCCTCCCTTCAGAAGTGAAGCATCACGCGGGATGCTGGTGGAGCTTGTGCAAGATCAGGTGTTCGACATTTTAGCAAGCGACCATTGTGCCTTTACTGTAGCCGATAAAGACCGCTATCAAGATATCTTGGAAAAAGTACCTTGCGGCATTGCCGGCATAGAATACCTATTTTCCTCGATGCATAAAGCTTTGGTAGATACTGGAAAGATTGGCTGCGATATGCTTGACCAACTAACCCGTATAAATCCCGCAAAACTGATGAATCTAACATATTAA